A single region of the Melopsittacus undulatus isolate bMelUnd1 chromosome 10, bMelUnd1.mat.Z, whole genome shotgun sequence genome encodes:
- the IL17B gene encoding interleukin-17B, giving the protein MERAPNLLLLCIFTFAMVLVPEAKDQSKAAKGRRRGLARPPTATPALAWAPDDPYTTMADYERSIQDMVHQLRNSSEPGDTKCQVNLRLWRSNRRSLSPWAYSINHDATRIPADIPEARCLCTGCINPFTMQEDRTMASIPIYSRLPVRRLLCPVPGEAGHKPSGKKKCHKKYQMVMETIAVGCTCMF; this is encoded by the exons ATGGAGCGGGCTCCGAACCTG cttCTCCTCTGCATCTTCACCTTTGCCATGGTCCTGGTTCCCGAAGCGAAGgaccaaagcaaagcagccaaggGCAGGAGAAGAGGCCTGGCGCGGCCCCCCACAGCCACCCCTGCCCTCGCCTGGGCCCCGGATGATCCCTATACCACCATGGCAGACTACGAGCGCAGCATCCAGGACATGGTGCACCAGCTGAGGAACAGCTCTGAGCCAGGTGACACCAAGTGCCAGGTCAACTTGAGGCTCTGGAGGTCCAACCGGAGGAGCCTGTCCCCCTGGGCATACAG CATAAACCATGATGCAACACGGATCCCAGCAGACATCCCCGAGGCCCGATGCCTCTGCACTGGTTGCATCAACCCCTTCACAATGCAGGAGGACCGCACCATGGCCAGCATTCCCATCTACAGCCGGCTGCCTGTCCGCAGGCTGCTCTGCCCCGTGCCAGGAGAAGCAGGGCACAAGCCCTCTGGGAAGAAGAAGTGTCACAAGAAGTACCAGATGGTCATGGAGACCATTGCTGTGGGCTGCACCTGCATGTTCTGA